In Verrucomicrobiota bacterium, the DNA window AAGATAGAAGGGCTGACAGGATTGCAAAGGAAGCCATTGCTGATAGGGTCCAGGGGAAGGAGAAGCCCCGTGAAACCATGGCAGGTGAGGTCAGCAGAGGGGAGCGGGCAGTAAGAACAACAGAGGTAGGAAACGTTGTTGCTGATGAGTTTCTAAAGGTGAAATATGGGAACCCGAAAGCGCAATACAGGAGAGTGGATCGCTCTCTGCTCGGCAGTAGTGAGAAGCAAAAAGCAGTAGTGAAGATGAAAGGCTCTGAAGTGCTTCGAGCGGTGGATAAAAAGTCTGCTGACTCTCAAGAGGTTCGAGAAAAGAAGGGCTATACACAGGTGAAGGGGGTTGCTCAGGGAAGATAGAGAGATTGATTGATAGGCTTATTCATGTGAATTTATTCTCATGAAAATCATAAAAACAAAAGCTACAGTCAATGCGGATGGGCAACTAGAAGTGAACGTGAAAACGTCCTTAACTGCCGGTGTTTTTGATGTTGAAATAGCGGTGCCATCTTTGCAGACTAAGAAGAATAATTACGACTTTTCAGACTTAGTTGGTCGGCTCAAATGGAGCGGGGATCCTGTGGCTGAGCAGAGAAGGATTAGAGATGAATGGTAGTAACTGTAATCAAGCTATCAACGTATCCTTCACTGAATCAAAGTTAGTCGTGTATCTGGTTGATGGTCGTGAGCTGCATGTTCCCCTCTGTTGGTTTCCCCGTCTAAATTCGGCTACAAAGGAGCAGCAAAATCAATGGAGATTGATAGGGAATGGTCTTGGTATTCACTGGGAATCTGCTGATGAAGATATCAGCGTTTCTGGCTTATTACGTGGTGAGAGAGCCCCGGATTAAGGCTCTACTTTTTCTGGAAATCCATCCATATTATTTTTAGGGGTCATTCCCTGTTTTTTCATCCATTCTTCTAGCTGGTAAAGCTGCCTTATCCCTTCTAGAACCTTGTGGTACTCGGTCATATTGTCCTCAAATCCAAGGAGAATTATTTTATCTCCAGCGGTCTTATGATGGACTTTTTTTAGGATTCGTTCAGCATGATGGTGTTTTGCTTGTACGAGGTAAGATTCAGCGAGTCCAATGATGCAACGGTTCACAATATCTGGGCCTATCCAGGGGGTTTTTTCTGAAACTTCAACTACCTCAAGATAGGTTTCTACTGCATTCTCATCATCTTGTATTCCGAAGTAGGTCATTGCTAAATGGCCTAGTAGCTGAGTAACTACCTGGTGATAGTCTCCATAAACGCTCTTATATAGCTTGAGGGCAATTTTGAACGATAGGATCGTCTTTTCCCAATCCTGGGCAAGGTGATAGATGATACCAAGGCTATAGAAGCAGGATGCAAATTCTTCCGCCTTTGATGCTTGGGGAAAGTGTTTGATTAACTGTATAGCTTTTATCCTCATGCGCTCAGCATCAGCAAACAGTGATAGGGAGAGGTAAGTGGTAGATATTTTTCCTATGCAGAGATACTTAAAGTAATTTGTATTAGCGTTTTCTTCAGGCTGTTGATTGATTATTTCTAGGCTTCTCTTAAGAATTAGCAGGGCTTTTTTGAAGCGTTCTTGAGATATATATATATCGGCTAAAAGTACGAATGTCTTAGTAAGGATTAGTGCATTAACGCCAAACGTAACTTTTTGTATTTCTAGAGATTCTAAAAGACATGCCTCTGCCCGTTTGAGCATTTCGGCCTTATTCACAAGATTCCTTTTGGTATAACTTTCCCCGATAAAGTAGAGCGTTTCTGCAACCTTTATATGGTCTTCTCCATACTCTTTTTTATGAATAAGTAGAGCG includes these proteins:
- a CDS encoding DUF2442 domain-containing protein — protein: MNGSNCNQAINVSFTESKLVVYLVDGRELHVPLCWFPRLNSATKEQQNQWRLIGNGLGIHWESADEDISVSGLLRGERAPD